A genomic region of Actinomycetota bacterium contains the following coding sequences:
- a CDS encoding O-methyltransferase produces MPSIVPENIEQYMRSLASRHDEPVLLEMETHASVNGFPIVGRLCGLTIEVLARSIGARRVFEMGSGFGYSAYWFARATGPGGEIHLTDGDPDNESLARGYLTRAGVWDRISYHVGDALTHFGQAEGDFDIVYCDVDKAGYPDCWRAARDRIRVGGMWICDNVLWSGRVLDDDPDDSTAGIQSHNELVAGDPRYLSTVVPTRDGLMVALRVAS; encoded by the coding sequence ATGCCGTCCATCGTCCCGGAGAACATCGAGCAGTACATGAGGTCGCTGGCCTCGCGCCACGACGAACCCGTCCTTCTGGAGATGGAGACGCACGCCTCGGTCAACGGGTTCCCGATCGTCGGCAGGCTCTGCGGGCTGACCATCGAGGTGCTGGCGAGGTCGATCGGCGCCCGGCGTGTGTTCGAGATGGGGTCGGGGTTCGGCTACTCCGCCTACTGGTTCGCCCGGGCGACCGGACCGGGCGGGGAGATCCACCTGACCGACGGCGACCCGGACAACGAGAGCCTGGCTCGCGGCTACCTCACCCGCGCCGGGGTCTGGGACCGAATCAGCTACCACGTCGGCGACGCCCTCACCCATTTCGGACAGGCGGAAGGCGACTTCGACATCGTCTACTGCGACGTGGACAAGGCCGGCTACCCCGACTGCTGGCGCGCCGCTCGCGACAGGATCCGTGTCGGCGGAATGTGGATCTGCGACAACGTGCTTTGGTCCGGCCGGGTGCTCGACGACGATCCGGACGACTCGACCGCAGGCATCCAGAGCCACAACGAACTGGTGGCCGGCGATCCCCGCTACCTGTCGACCGTGGTTCCCACGCGTGACGGACTGATGGTCGCGCTGCGCGTGGCTTCGTAG
- a CDS encoding MBL fold metallo-hydrolase: MISERPFVAEPYPGIFRITMPIPFPGLDHVHVYAGEGESGGLVVIDTSLGWDDSLARLEEGLATMGRRTADIERVVLTHAHPDHVGLARVLQEASGAPVACHPIARTGFEGMQTPDRWQEITDHYSEHGRDPEDTRRHFMHLPLPDVFEDLEAGAVLRFAGGDWDVSWTPGHEHGHIAFHRRSDGLLMSGDTLLPSITPHVGYLIDPPDPLGMFMRSLDDLAALQPSIVLPGHGRVFTNGAERARATRSHHEQRLRRIIEVLARLGPLSAMDVSRQLFGRHLKFFQGRLALAETLAHLEHLRLGGQLSREKLDGVWRYEATRSATISPSRVGTTVDR; encoded by the coding sequence ATGATCTCCGAGCGCCCCTTCGTCGCCGAGCCTTACCCCGGGATTTTCCGCATCACGATGCCGATCCCGTTCCCCGGGCTGGATCACGTCCACGTCTACGCCGGCGAGGGCGAGTCCGGGGGCCTGGTGGTCATCGACACAAGCCTCGGATGGGACGACTCCCTGGCCCGTCTGGAGGAGGGGCTTGCGACGATGGGGCGCAGGACCGCCGACATCGAACGCGTAGTGCTGACCCACGCGCACCCGGACCACGTCGGCCTGGCGAGGGTGCTTCAGGAGGCTTCCGGCGCCCCAGTGGCGTGCCACCCCATCGCGCGGACCGGCTTTGAGGGCATGCAGACCCCGGACCGGTGGCAGGAAATCACGGACCACTACTCCGAGCACGGGCGGGACCCGGAGGACACGCGACGCCACTTCATGCACCTGCCTCTGCCCGACGTGTTCGAGGACCTGGAGGCCGGAGCCGTCCTGCGCTTCGCCGGCGGCGACTGGGACGTGTCGTGGACGCCGGGCCACGAGCACGGCCACATCGCGTTCCACAGGCGATCCGACGGGCTGCTGATGAGCGGGGACACGCTGCTGCCGTCTATCACGCCGCACGTCGGGTACCTCATCGACCCCCCCGATCCCCTGGGCATGTTCATGCGGTCACTGGACGACCTGGCGGCTCTGCAGCCGTCGATCGTGCTGCCCGGGCACGGACGGGTCTTCACCAACGGCGCGGAGCGGGCCCGGGCGACCAGGTCCCACCACGAGCAACGCCTGCGCAGGATCATCGAGGTCCTTGCGCGCCTCGGCCCCCTCTCGGCGATGGACGTGTCCCGGCAGCTTTTCGGTCGCCACCTGAAGTTCTTCCAGGGACGCCTGGCCCTGGCGGAGACGCTGGCTCATCTGGAGCACCTGCGCCTGGGGGGCCAACTGAGCCGGGAGAAGCTCGACGGAGTCTGGCGCTACGAAGCCACGCGCAGCGCGACCATCAGTCCGTCACGCGTGGGAACCACGGTCGACAGGTAG
- a CDS encoding dodecin family protein, producing MTVTKTIDLSGTSTESLEAAIQEAVSRASLTLADVQEFEVTRITGSVSDGAVGEYRVWLKVTFVVKEMLHE from the coding sequence ATGACCGTGACCAAGACGATCGACCTGTCCGGGACGTCCACCGAGTCGCTGGAGGCCGCGATCCAGGAGGCAGTGTCCAGGGCCTCGCTGACGCTGGCGGACGTCCAGGAGTTTGAGGTCACGCGAATCACCGGCAGCGTGTCCGACGGCGCCGTCGGCGAGTACCGCGTGTGGCTGAAGGTGACCTTCGTGGTCAAGGAGATGCTGCACGAATGA
- a CDS encoding PHP domain-containing protein: MAIDLHSHTTASDGVMSPEELVALSAGRGVTVLGVTDHDTLDGVTRAQAAGDGLGVRVVAGVELSCRHEGRSVHVLGLFCGAGLAAELAGKRGEREERARRMVARLNELGYELTFEDVLEQSGTGVVGRPHVARALVARGHLPHTGAAFTSKLIADGGLADVPRDLMSPREAVAVVRRSGGVGVLAHPGPTRHGPGPTEALIRDLAQAGLGGLEVDHPDHQPPEREKLRTLASELGLVVTGGSDCHGPDWSLPGTCVTSQAEFERLEALAGISSQTTQAQS, from the coding sequence ATGGCCATAGACCTTCACTCGCACACCACCGCGTCCGACGGCGTGATGTCGCCAGAGGAGCTTGTCGCGCTGTCGGCGGGGCGGGGCGTCACGGTCCTCGGAGTCACCGACCACGACACGCTAGACGGTGTCACCCGGGCCCAGGCGGCGGGGGACGGTCTCGGGGTGAGGGTCGTGGCGGGGGTCGAGCTGTCTTGCAGGCACGAAGGACGCAGCGTCCACGTCCTGGGCCTGTTCTGCGGCGCAGGCCTCGCGGCGGAGCTGGCCGGCAAGCGCGGCGAGCGCGAGGAGCGGGCGAGACGGATGGTGGCCCGGCTCAACGAGCTCGGCTACGAGCTGACGTTTGAAGACGTCCTGGAGCAGTCGGGAACCGGTGTCGTCGGAAGGCCCCACGTGGCCAGGGCGCTGGTGGCGCGCGGGCACCTGCCGCATACAGGCGCCGCCTTCACCTCCAAGCTGATCGCCGACGGGGGCCTGGCCGACGTCCCGCGGGACCTGATGTCCCCGCGCGAGGCGGTGGCTGTGGTGCGGCGCAGTGGGGGAGTGGGCGTGCTGGCGCACCCCGGACCGACGCGGCACGGTCCCGGCCCCACCGAGGCGCTCATCCGTGACCTGGCCCAGGCCGGCCTCGGGGGGCTGGAGGTGGACCACCCGGACCATCAGCCGCCGGAGCGCGAGAAGCTGCGGACGCTCGCATCGGAGCTCGGGCTCGTAGTCACCGGCGGGTCGGACTGCCACGGCCCCGACTGGAGCCTTCCCGGCACCTGCGTCACCTCGCAGGCGGAGTTCGAGCGTCTGGAGGCGCTGGCCGGGATCAGCTCTCAGACGACGCAGGCACAGTCATGA
- a CDS encoding PaaI family thioesterase, which translates to MDADYDAIRQRVAASPYHRWMGAELVDLAPGLATMRLEIAEHHLNPWGIVHGGVLAGLLDSVCGLSLRTLLPPDRTHRTIQMSVTYLKGAGSGHLVGRGRAVNKGRSLGHADGEVYDAAERLLARATATFMTVPASSES; encoded by the coding sequence GTGGACGCGGACTACGACGCGATACGGCAACGGGTCGCCGCCTCGCCGTACCACCGGTGGATGGGAGCCGAGCTCGTGGACCTGGCCCCCGGACTGGCCACCATGCGACTGGAGATCGCCGAGCACCACCTCAATCCGTGGGGCATCGTCCACGGCGGGGTGCTGGCCGGGCTCCTGGACTCGGTGTGCGGCCTCAGCCTCCGGACGCTTCTGCCGCCGGACCGTACCCACCGCACGATCCAGATGTCCGTCACCTACCTCAAGGGGGCGGGGTCCGGGCACCTGGTCGGCAGGGGACGCGCCGTCAACAAGGGACGCAGCCTCGGGCATGCCGACGGGGAGGTCTACGATGCGGCCGAGCGCCTGCTGGCCCGCGCGACCGCGACCTTCATGACTGTGCCTGCGTCGTCTGAGAGCTGA
- a CDS encoding ABC transporter permease has product MKTAEQPAALRTNSLARDFRGARTIWRRELIKFFRERARVVTSFVQPLLYLLVFGTGLGAAVRQGAVGGADYRVFLLPGVVVMTCLFTSMFAAVSITWDREFGFLKEILVAPLGRAAVIAGKVAGGATTATMQGLAILVLAPLVGLRLNPLRVIAVAPILLLFALAVNSLGIAIAARISTMQGFMVIMNFITLPLFFLSGALFPLNTAPVWLRTLSYADPAAYAVDAIRRVLLGFPAAMRFGGSPVPIVWELAALAVFGAIMFAVATRGFDRQP; this is encoded by the coding sequence GTGAAGACGGCTGAGCAACCGGCGGCCCTGCGGACGAACAGCCTGGCCCGCGACTTCCGCGGCGCCAGGACCATCTGGCGCCGGGAGCTGATCAAGTTCTTCCGCGAACGGGCCCGGGTGGTTACTTCCTTCGTCCAGCCGCTGCTGTACCTGCTCGTGTTCGGCACAGGGCTGGGAGCAGCCGTCAGGCAGGGGGCCGTCGGGGGCGCCGACTACAGGGTGTTCCTGCTGCCGGGGGTCGTCGTGATGACGTGCCTGTTCACGTCGATGTTCGCTGCCGTCTCCATCACCTGGGACCGGGAGTTCGGGTTTTTGAAGGAGATCCTCGTGGCCCCCCTCGGACGAGCCGCCGTGATCGCCGGCAAGGTCGCGGGCGGAGCCACGACGGCCACGATGCAGGGGCTGGCGATCCTGGTCCTGGCTCCCCTGGTGGGCCTGCGTCTGAACCCGCTGCGCGTCATCGCGGTGGCGCCCATCCTGCTTCTGTTCGCGCTGGCCGTGAACTCGCTCGGAATCGCGATAGCCGCGCGGATCAGCACCATGCAGGGATTCATGGTGATCATGAACTTCATAACGCTGCCCCTGTTCTTTTTGTCCGGGGCCCTGTTTCCCCTGAACACCGCACCGGTCTGGCTGCGGACGCTGTCCTACGCCGATCCGGCCGCCTACGCAGTGGACGCCATCCGCCGCGTGCTGCTGGGCTTTCCTGCCGCGATGCGTTTCGGCGGCTCTCCCGTCCCCATCGTCTGGGAGCTGGCGGCACTGGCCGTCTTCGGCGCGATCATGTTCGCCGTCGCCACCCGCGGCTTCGACCGGCAGCCGTAG
- a CDS encoding ATP-binding cassette domain-containing protein, whose product MAIIRADGLVRRFGSFTAVDNVSFEVEPGEVFGFLGPNGAGKTTTISILCTLLAPTSGRAEVNGFDVQSRRDAVRASIGIVFQDPSLDVNLTAAENLRFHADVYGVPRAEAARRSDELLTMVDLYDRRDKSVMTYSGGMRRRLELARGLLHHPVVLFLDEPTIGLDPQSRTHMWNYVLDLARKQGITLFLTTHYLEEAEHCNRIAIMDQGQIIALDTPAGLKRSVGGDTIVLSTADDGIAEDFLRSRMGLDPRRVSDGIHVAVQVGEAAIPQILGALPVAVTTVKLSRPTLDDVFIEKTGRHLRDEETSPGDAMRERFASRMRSGRRV is encoded by the coding sequence GTGGCGATCATCCGAGCTGACGGACTCGTCCGGCGATTCGGCTCGTTCACCGCAGTCGACAACGTCAGCTTCGAGGTGGAGCCGGGCGAAGTGTTCGGCTTTCTCGGCCCGAACGGCGCGGGCAAGACGACCACGATCTCGATCCTGTGCACGCTGCTGGCACCCACTTCGGGACGCGCGGAGGTCAACGGTTTCGACGTCCAGAGCCGGCGTGACGCCGTGCGGGCGTCCATCGGGATCGTGTTCCAGGACCCCTCCCTGGACGTGAACCTCACCGCCGCCGAGAACCTGCGTTTCCACGCCGACGTCTACGGGGTCCCCCGGGCCGAAGCCGCCCGCCGCAGCGACGAGCTGCTGACGATGGTCGACCTGTACGACCGTCGCGACAAGTCGGTGATGACCTACTCAGGCGGGATGAGACGGCGGCTGGAGCTGGCGCGGGGGCTCCTGCACCACCCGGTCGTACTGTTCCTGGACGAGCCGACGATCGGCCTGGACCCCCAGTCGCGCACACACATGTGGAACTACGTTTTGGACCTGGCGCGCAAGCAGGGAATCACCCTTTTCCTCACCACGCATTACCTGGAGGAGGCCGAGCACTGCAACCGCATCGCGATCATGGACCAGGGCCAGATCATCGCCCTGGACACACCGGCGGGCTTGAAGCGCAGCGTAGGCGGCGACACGATCGTGCTGTCCACGGCCGACGACGGGATCGCGGAGGACTTCTTGCGCTCGCGGATGGGACTGGACCCCCGCCGCGTCTCAGACGGCATCCACGTCGCAGTCCAGGTCGGCGAGGCGGCAATCCCCCAGATCCTCGGGGCGCTGCCGGTCGCGGTCACGACCGTGAAGCTGTCGCGGCCGACACTGGACGATGTGTTCATCGAAAAGACCGGACGTCACCTCCGTGACGAGGAGACGTCGCCCGGAGACGCGATGCGGGAGCGGTTTGCCTCGCGGATGAGGTCGGGGAGGAGAGTGTGA
- a CDS encoding DUF3107 domain-containing protein produces MEIVIGVEFSAREIRLEVDQPAEEVRRLVDEAFADERKLLWLNDSKGRQVCVPLSKLTYVEVESEESRKHVGFALPPKDK; encoded by the coding sequence ATGGAGATAGTCATAGGCGTGGAGTTCTCTGCCCGGGAGATCCGCCTGGAGGTGGACCAGCCGGCGGAGGAGGTCCGGAGGCTGGTCGACGAGGCTTTCGCCGACGAGCGCAAGCTCCTGTGGCTCAACGACTCCAAGGGCAGGCAGGTCTGCGTGCCGCTCAGCAAGCTCACCTACGTGGAGGTCGAGTCCGAGGAGTCCCGAAAGCACGTCGGCTTCGCCCTGCCGCCCAAGGACAAGTAG
- a CDS encoding mechanosensitive ion channel domain-containing protein, whose protein sequence is MTTPLARTITLFGEKISLTGIITRGLALVAVLVLGVIVYAVGKTVIRRVSLPKYPFSPTVAARAETTRSLLLSVWKYVVLVLVVGALLMVAGVTFASGLVLTGAAGLVVAFGAQTLFKDVIAGFSILMEGQFAVGDRVSLLGADIEGVVEGVGLRITVIREDDGSRVFVPNGGITAVRTLPPAAATDAGRATRPARGRSTDRTRPSSRREPRQDSPRPAAETSRSAPSAAGASGAGSRTRPPQRRRGPAPLTDETVPPEAPARAGAQDLPPAGLGATTPGATTADRPDMFEVGATGGADDGGADVGGADGERPRSGRPRGRRGGRRRGGSRRPGTAADAAGAETSGNGEQGEQSPPDAPSDAALPPRDAPSDAAPAPRQPRQPRPSAAQPRQESQPPAAGPEHAAPAPEPAAQDQTPPISPGEQPAQASTRQARPARTQEEPQAQPVAAERRDREDDRESLTESPWSID, encoded by the coding sequence GTGACCACACCCCTCGCCCGGACGATAACGCTGTTCGGAGAAAAGATCAGCCTCACCGGCATCATCACCCGCGGGCTCGCACTCGTCGCCGTCCTCGTGCTCGGCGTCATCGTCTACGCCGTCGGCAAGACGGTGATCCGTCGCGTGTCGCTTCCGAAGTACCCGTTCTCGCCGACGGTCGCGGCGCGCGCTGAGACCACGCGGTCGTTGCTGCTGTCGGTTTGGAAGTACGTCGTGCTGGTGCTGGTGGTCGGCGCTCTTCTGATGGTCGCCGGCGTCACGTTCGCCAGCGGACTCGTCCTTACGGGGGCCGCGGGTCTTGTCGTCGCGTTCGGCGCCCAGACGTTGTTCAAGGACGTCATCGCCGGCTTCTCGATCCTGATGGAGGGCCAGTTCGCCGTGGGCGACCGCGTGTCCCTTCTCGGCGCCGACATCGAGGGCGTCGTCGAGGGTGTGGGTCTGCGAATCACCGTGATCCGCGAGGACGACGGCTCCAGGGTCTTTGTGCCGAACGGCGGCATCACGGCCGTCCGCACGCTGCCACCCGCCGCCGCGACGGACGCCGGACGCGCCACCCGCCCGGCACGCGGCCGCTCGACGGACCGCACCCGCCCCTCGAGCCGGCGCGAGCCCAGGCAGGACTCGCCCCGCCCCGCAGCCGAGACCTCCCGCTCCGCCCCCAGCGCGGCCGGCGCTTCGGGCGCCGGGTCCAGGACGAGGCCCCCGCAGCGCAGGCGTGGACCAGCCCCCCTTACCGACGAGACCGTGCCTCCCGAGGCGCCGGCTCGTGCCGGGGCGCAGGACCTGCCGCCGGCCGGACTGGGTGCGACCACTCCGGGGGCAACGACGGCGGACCGTCCCGACATGTTCGAAGTAGGTGCAACCGGCGGCGCGGACGACGGCGGAGCCGACGTTGGCGGCGCCGATGGCGAGCGTCCCCGCTCCGGCAGACCCCGCGGCAGGCGCGGTGGACGGCGGCGCGGCGGATCACGCCGCCCGGGAACCGCAGCCGATGCGGCGGGCGCCGAGACGTCCGGCAACGGGGAACAGGGTGAGCAGTCGCCGCCGGACGCGCCCTCGGACGCAGCGCTGCCCCCACGGGACGCGCCGTCGGACGCAGCTCCCGCTCCCCGGCAGCCGCGACAGCCGCGACCTTCGGCAGCGCAGCCTCGACAGGAGTCCCAGCCCCCCGCAGCAGGGCCGGAGCATGCCGCACCCGCTCCGGAACCGGCCGCCCAGGACCAGACGCCGCCGATCTCCCCCGGTGAGCAGCCGGCCCAGGCCTCGACCCGGCAGGCACGTCCTGCCCGTACGCAGGAGGAACCACAGGCGCAGCCCGTGGCGGCAGAGCGCCGCGACAGGGAAGACGACCGGGAGTCGCTGACCGAATCGCCCTGGTCCATCGACTAG
- a CDS encoding arginine decarboxylase, pyruvoyl-dependent: protein MLFVPRLIHLARGGAEGMTPLNAFDNALLQAGVHNLNLNRVSSIVPKGARFGEMGSVPVGTVVPAVYATVTSNVTGEVISACIGAGVGSEGGVLMEYHHMGPADDAERVVQSMVEEGFARRGWDLQEVRFATGEHKVDRLGCAVAVAVLLDSVPVDEEGR, encoded by the coding sequence GTGCTCTTCGTCCCGCGGCTGATCCACCTCGCTCGCGGGGGAGCCGAGGGGATGACCCCCCTCAACGCGTTCGACAACGCGTTGCTCCAGGCGGGGGTTCACAACCTCAACCTCAACCGCGTGTCGTCCATCGTCCCGAAGGGGGCCCGGTTCGGGGAGATGGGCAGCGTCCCGGTGGGGACTGTGGTGCCGGCGGTGTACGCGACGGTCACGTCCAACGTGACCGGCGAGGTGATCTCGGCCTGCATAGGAGCCGGGGTGGGGTCGGAAGGCGGCGTCCTGATGGAGTACCACCACATGGGCCCCGCGGACGACGCCGAGCGGGTGGTGCAGTCGATGGTCGAAGAAGGCTTCGCCCGCCGCGGATGGGACCTTCAGGAGGTCCGGTTCGCGACGGGGGAGCACAAGGTCGACCGGCTGGGTTGTGCTGTGGCTGTAGCCGTTCTCTTGGACTCTGTGCCCGTAGACGAGGAGGGGAGGTGA
- the speD gene encoding adenosylmethionine decarboxylase — protein sequence MKALGRHLIIEMWEAENLNSAQALEQGLKEAVAAIDGTLLDVRVVEFPVHGVTGVAIIAESHVAVHTWPEYGYAAVDVFTCNLESDIHAGVAALSRHLLPGRVEVREISRGQIPEDLARQHELRLAAK from the coding sequence ATGAAGGCCCTCGGCCGCCATCTGATTATCGAGATGTGGGAAGCGGAGAATCTGAACTCGGCACAGGCGCTGGAGCAGGGGTTGAAGGAGGCCGTCGCTGCAATTGACGGAACGCTTCTGGACGTCCGCGTCGTCGAGTTCCCCGTCCACGGCGTGACGGGCGTGGCGATCATCGCCGAGTCACACGTCGCCGTCCACACATGGCCCGAGTACGGCTATGCGGCGGTGGACGTTTTCACGTGCAACCTCGAGTCCGACATCCACGCGGGGGTCGCGGCGCTGAGCCGGCACCTGCTGCCTGGACGCGTCGAGGTCCGCGAGATCTCACGTGGACAGATCCCCGAGGACCTCGCACGGCAGCACGAGCTCCGACTCGCCGCCAAGTGA
- the speE gene encoding polyamine aminopropyltransferase: protein MTVRSFGETVAPGFNFVFEGRLLHSEQSPFQHIEVYEHEYFGRVLVLDHTIQTTLTDEFAYHELLVHPALCSLPEPRDVLIIGGGDGGTLRRVLEHGPVRAVQCEIDEAVTRVSREHLPEVSAGALDDPRAELVFDDGAAYAAAHPAEFDAVIVDSTDPVGAAAVLVSESFYRDCLKALKPGGVLVAQTGSPLYQANEFRVAVSNMSRVFDVVEPYFGIVPTYPGAYWSWTAATQGPPVSRAPMAVVRGRMSSRNLSCGYYTPELHRSLFAVPGFAPRPLPQKPGAGA, encoded by the coding sequence GTGACGGTCCGGTCCTTCGGGGAGACCGTCGCCCCGGGGTTCAACTTCGTGTTCGAAGGGCGGCTGCTCCACTCAGAGCAGTCGCCCTTCCAGCACATCGAGGTGTACGAGCACGAGTACTTCGGCCGGGTGCTCGTGCTGGACCACACGATCCAGACCACCTTGACCGACGAGTTCGCGTACCACGAGCTGCTGGTGCACCCGGCCCTGTGCTCGCTCCCCGAGCCCAGGGACGTTTTGATCATCGGCGGCGGCGACGGCGGGACGCTGCGGCGGGTGCTCGAGCACGGTCCGGTGCGGGCCGTGCAGTGCGAGATCGACGAGGCCGTCACCCGGGTAAGCCGGGAGCACCTTCCGGAGGTGTCGGCGGGCGCACTCGACGACCCGAGGGCCGAGCTCGTCTTCGACGACGGGGCCGCCTACGCGGCCGCGCACCCGGCGGAGTTCGATGCGGTGATCGTGGACTCCACGGACCCGGTGGGAGCCGCGGCGGTCCTCGTGTCCGAGTCCTTCTACCGCGACTGCCTGAAGGCGCTCAAGCCGGGGGGCGTCCTGGTCGCCCAAACGGGTTCGCCGCTGTACCAGGCCAACGAGTTCCGGGTGGCGGTGTCCAACATGAGCAGGGTGTTCGACGTCGTCGAGCCCTACTTTGGCATCGTCCCCACCTACCCCGGAGCCTATTGGAGCTGGACGGCGGCGACGCAGGGGCCCCCTGTCTCGCGGGCCCCGATGGCGGTGGTGCGCGGCAGGATGTCGTCGCGGAACCTGTCCTGCGGCTACTACACGCCGGAGTTGCACCGGTCGCTTTTTGCCGTCCCGGGCTTCGCGCCCCGGCCGTTGCCGCAGAAGCCGGGCGCCGGCGCGTGA
- the speB gene encoding agmatinase codes for MIDPLPHPFLGSRTGAPEPGADALVLGLAVDGGVSFRPGAAQGPSGIRAFSDSIEEWSPRCQRSLEDLDVVDLGDHTEPPATVETLVGGILGQAWTDPARPLLACLGGDHSVTPPVVRAVAARSDRLAVVGFDAHLDLREDYPGDHACTYRRIADAGVPCFVFGPRSGAKSEWDDVPKVLEYYSQSLRMPPEVRSALEGRDVYVTLDIDVLDPSAAPGTGTPEPGGPGSEELIRAVEALEGLRIVAFDLVEVAPPLDTGITQAVAAVLVREMLLRFVSR; via the coding sequence GTGATCGACCCGCTTCCGCACCCGTTTCTCGGCTCCCGGACGGGCGCGCCCGAACCCGGAGCCGACGCCCTCGTGCTCGGGCTGGCGGTGGACGGCGGAGTCAGCTTCCGTCCGGGGGCCGCTCAGGGCCCATCGGGGATCAGGGCCTTCTCCGACTCCATCGAAGAGTGGTCGCCGCGATGCCAAAGGTCGCTGGAGGACCTGGACGTCGTGGACCTCGGCGACCACACCGAGCCCCCGGCGACGGTGGAGACCCTGGTCGGAGGGATCCTCGGGCAAGCCTGGACGGACCCCGCGCGGCCGCTGCTGGCGTGCCTGGGAGGCGACCACTCGGTCACGCCTCCCGTCGTGAGAGCGGTGGCGGCGCGGTCGGACCGGCTTGCCGTGGTGGGGTTCGACGCCCACCTGGACCTGCGCGAGGACTATCCGGGGGACCACGCCTGCACCTATCGCCGCATTGCCGACGCGGGTGTTCCGTGCTTTGTGTTCGGCCCCCGCTCGGGGGCCAAGTCGGAGTGGGACGACGTGCCGAAGGTGCTCGAGTACTACTCGCAGTCGCTGCGGATGCCGCCGGAGGTCCGGTCGGCGCTGGAGGGCCGCGACGTCTACGTCACCCTCGACATCGATGTCCTGGACCCGTCGGCCGCGCCCGGAACGGGCACGCCCGAGCCCGGGGGTCCGGGTTCGGAGGAGCTGATCCGGGCCGTCGAGGCGCTCGAGGGGCTGCGGATCGTCGCCTTCGACTTGGTCGAGGTCGCGCCGCCACTGGACACGGGCATCACGCAGGCAGTGGCCGCGGTGCTCGTCCGGGAGATGTTGCTGCGGTTCGTGTCGCGCTGA
- a CDS encoding flavin reductase family protein yields the protein MAADPQSFRQVMRRFPTGVTVLTMREGDTVHGMTANSFTAVSLDPVLILVCVDVTARAHGIVDRTGRFTVNILAAGQEATSRNFALREIADGERWSGVQWESGPQDLPRLSGCCAYLDCRVVSSHPGGDHTIFVAEVLGIEPGPGTDPLIFYGGAYRSLLATRPGAALG from the coding sequence GTGGCGGCGGACCCTCAGTCGTTCCGGCAGGTCATGCGCCGGTTCCCGACCGGGGTGACGGTCCTGACCATGCGCGAGGGCGACACGGTCCACGGCATGACCGCAAACTCCTTCACCGCCGTGTCCCTGGACCCCGTGCTGATCCTGGTGTGCGTCGACGTCACCGCCCGCGCCCACGGGATCGTCGATCGCACCGGGCGGTTCACCGTGAACATCCTCGCCGCCGGTCAGGAGGCCACGTCCCGGAACTTCGCGCTGCGGGAGATTGCCGATGGCGAGAGGTGGTCGGGGGTCCAGTGGGAGTCCGGCCCCCAGGACCTGCCGAGGCTGTCCGGATGCTGTGCCTACCTGGACTGCCGCGTGGTGTCCTCGCATCCGGGCGGCGACCACACGATCTTCGTCGCGGAGGTGCTGGGCATTGAGCCCGGACCGGGAACGGACCCGCTGATCTTCTACGGCGGCGCCTACCGCAGCCTCCTCGCGACGAGGCCCGGGGCGGCGCTCGGCTGA